Proteins from a single region of Syntrophales bacterium:
- a CDS encoding glycosyltransferase, translated as MIPDVTYLILNYNPRGEETAQGILGETIRSFYERKSPRLQADVHLLDQGTTEAHREWLRGQAARFGFSLLLLEENIGISGAINHLARTAKSPVAALVTSDVIVTTGMDEDLFEKVQVPEVFQALPFTDKSDVDRHTWTPAEPFGSDRLDLAPLRDRELSLLGRLAGRKRRGYLRCIGAELNVMFWRRSVFDEVGFFDERWKACYENNDFSLRCFLAGGCTAVSYDSFVWHHHKVTEKNDSRQIVFACYGEDGTAVMKRLWDEKWPDLNRHLDIYRPLGDRTIRDFPEIGRLYGHNRYLPDPLEKGRSNPGGNI; from the coding sequence ATGATTCCCGATGTGACGTACCTGATCCTGAACTACAATCCCCGGGGGGAGGAAACGGCCCAGGGGATCCTGGGCGAGACGATCCGCTCCTTTTACGAGCGGAAGAGCCCCCGGTTGCAGGCGGATGTGCACCTGCTGGATCAGGGGACGACGGAGGCGCACCGGGAATGGCTCCGGGGGCAGGCCGCCCGGTTCGGGTTTTCCCTGCTCCTCCTGGAGGAGAACATCGGGATCAGCGGCGCCATCAACCATCTTGCGCGGACCGCAAAGTCGCCGGTGGCGGCGCTGGTGACGTCCGACGTAATCGTCACGACGGGGATGGACGAAGACCTGTTCGAGAAAGTCCAGGTCCCCGAGGTCTTCCAGGCGCTGCCCTTCACCGACAAGAGCGACGTCGATCGCCATACCTGGACCCCGGCGGAGCCCTTCGGCTCCGACAGGCTCGACCTGGCGCCGCTGCGGGACAGGGAGTTGTCCCTCCTGGGCCGCCTCGCCGGGCGGAAACGGAGAGGCTACCTGCGGTGCATCGGGGCGGAGCTGAACGTCATGTTCTGGCGCCGCTCCGTCTTCGACGAGGTCGGGTTTTTCGACGAGCGATGGAAGGCCTGCTACGAGAACAACGACTTCTCCCTCCGCTGTTTCCTGGCGGGAGGCTGTACGGCCGTCAGTTATGATTCCTTTGTCTGGCACCACCACAAGGTGACGGAGAAAAACGACTCCCGGCAGATCGTCTTCGCGTGCTACGGCGAGGACGGAACGGCGGTGATGAAGCGCCTCTGGGATGAGAAGTGGCCGGATTTGAACCGGCACCTGGACATCTACCGGCCCCTGGGCGACCGGACGATCCGGGATTTCCCGGAGATCGGGAGGCTCTACGGGCACAACCGGTACCTGCCGGATCCTCTGGAGAAGGGAAGGAGCAACCCGGGTGGGAACATTTGA
- a CDS encoding glycosyltransferase family 2 protein: MDISFVIVNWNTRELLCDCLRSVYDTVRDITFEIIVVDNGSSDGSTAMLRESFPGVRVVANAENRGFAAANNQAFRIMEGRYALLLNTDAVLTKGAVEALFRFMEGRPDAAMACGQLLNRDGSLQNSIAAFPTLLTLTANMPLLEILFPRRFPSKRYRHTEPLEVDSGVGACLMVRREAMDDAGLLDERYFFYFEETDWAFAMSRKGWKVFHVPAARIYHLQGQSVGTGITSRMSFYRSRYAFFRKWFGKPYYVAVCCILFLRLTVNAILSTAGMILTLGRHAGLRRKADVYQELLAWHLRGLP; the protein is encoded by the coding sequence GTGGACATCTCCTTCGTCATCGTCAACTGGAACACCCGGGAACTCCTGTGCGACTGCCTGCGATCGGTTTACGACACGGTGCGGGACATCACCTTCGAGATCATCGTGGTGGATAACGGCTCCTCCGACGGCAGCACGGCCATGCTCAGGGAGTCCTTTCCCGGCGTCCGGGTCGTGGCAAACGCTGAAAACAGGGGATTTGCCGCCGCCAACAACCAGGCCTTCCGGATCATGGAAGGCCGGTACGCCCTGCTCCTGAATACGGACGCGGTCCTGACGAAGGGGGCCGTGGAGGCGCTGTTCCGGTTCATGGAAGGACGACCCGATGCCGCCATGGCCTGCGGCCAGCTTCTCAACCGGGACGGGAGCCTCCAGAACTCCATCGCCGCCTTTCCCACGCTGCTCACGCTGACGGCCAACATGCCCCTCCTGGAGATCCTTTTCCCCCGGCGGTTCCCCAGCAAGCGCTACCGGCACACGGAACCGCTGGAAGTGGACTCGGGGGTCGGGGCCTGCCTGATGGTCCGCCGGGAGGCCATGGACGACGCGGGACTCCTGGACGAGCGCTATTTCTTCTATTTCGAGGAGACCGACTGGGCCTTCGCCATGTCCCGGAAGGGCTGGAAGGTCTTCCATGTGCCGGCGGCCCGGATCTATCATCTCCAGGGCCAGAGCGTCGGCACCGGCATCACCTCCCGGATGTCCTTCTACCGCTCCCGGTATGCCTTCTTCCGGAAATGGTTCGGCAAGCCTTACTATGTCGCAGTCTGCTGCATTCTCTTCCTCCGCCTTACCGTCAACGCCATCCTGAGCACCGCGGGGATGATCCTCACGCTGGGCCGGCACGCGGGCCTCCGCCGGAAGGCGGACGTGTACCAGGAACTGCTGGCCTGGCACCTGAGGGGACTGCCCTGA
- a CDS encoding MarR family EPS-associated transcriptional regulator has translation MPESSYFNLENEEVLKVLREIKESPELTQREIATRLGISVGKANFLIKSLIGRGFVKASNFKNSNNKVSYLYVLTPQGMEAKARATYRFLRQKMEEYERLQAEIQRLTQEVRESGIPPDTSL, from the coding sequence ATGCCAGAATCATCCTATTTCAACCTTGAAAACGAGGAAGTCCTGAAGGTCCTTCGGGAGATCAAGGAGAGCCCGGAGCTGACCCAGCGGGAAATTGCGACCCGACTGGGGATCAGCGTCGGGAAGGCCAATTTTCTCATCAAGTCCCTGATCGGCCGGGGCTTTGTCAAAGCAAGCAACTTCAAGAATTCCAACAACAAAGTTTCTTATCTGTATGTTCTGACGCCCCAGGGGATGGAGGCCAAGGCCCGAGCCACCTACCGCTTCCTGAGGCAGAAGATGGAGGAATACGAGCGTCTGCAGGCGGAGATCCAGCGGCTGACGCAGGAAGTGCGGGAGAGCGGCATCCCGCCGGACACGTCCCTGTAA
- a CDS encoding class I SAM-dependent methyltransferase, translating to MGTFEKAWALKKTPAGALRKALEEVRRRAARPTDICDHLEELFLLCLDREFRLIVELGVGDGESSFVFERAAKLWDAVLVSVDIEDRANVSTYGKRHFLHGDDVAFGETFPSWCADRGFSPEIDLLFIDTSHLYEHTVREIRAWFPHLGPSARVVFHDTNMKESFVRRDGSIGTGWDNERGVIRAVEEHLGQSFPEGEDFTRIIPGWLVRHRASCNGFTVLDRI from the coding sequence GTGGGAACATTTGAAAAGGCATGGGCGTTGAAGAAGACGCCGGCGGGGGCGCTCCGGAAGGCCCTGGAGGAGGTCCGGCGACGCGCGGCCCGGCCGACGGACATCTGCGACCACCTGGAGGAGCTTTTTCTCCTCTGCCTGGACAGGGAGTTCAGGCTGATCGTGGAGCTGGGCGTGGGAGACGGCGAGTCGAGCTTTGTCTTCGAGCGGGCCGCGAAGCTCTGGGACGCCGTCCTTGTGAGCGTGGACATCGAGGACCGGGCGAACGTCTCGACCTACGGGAAGCGGCACTTCCTTCATGGCGACGACGTGGCCTTCGGCGAGACGTTTCCCTCCTGGTGCGCGGACCGGGGCTTTTCACCGGAGATCGATCTCCTCTTCATCGACACGAGCCATCTCTACGAGCACACCGTCCGGGAGATTCGCGCCTGGTTTCCACACCTCGGGCCGTCCGCACGGGTCGTTTTTCACGATACGAACATGAAGGAGTCCTTCGTTCGACGGGACGGGAGCATCGGCACCGGATGGGACAATGAGCGGGGCGTCATCCGGGCCGTTGAGGAGCACCTGGGGCAGTCGTTCCCGGAGGGGGAGGACTTTACCCGGATCATTCCCGGCTGGCTCGTCCGCCACCGGGCATCCTGCAACGGATTCACGGTTCTGGATCGCATATGA
- a CDS encoding FkbM family methyltransferase, whose amino-acid sequence MSKRLKAFLYRRWPELAAASEAYSNARSIRKAGVRETPWGFRFIGPVEMQEGRFEKEEAQVIRDCISRADVFIDVGANVGYYTCLARSLGRIVIAVEPLSQNLQFLYSNLEANGWRDVEVHPLGLSAEPGLAVLHGTGTAASLVEGWAGPSTKHRTIPLTTLDALLAGRFRARKLFIKVDVEGVEFDLLRGAGETLRRDLPPVWIVETGIGGWCPESHDSRFREIFELFWELGYRSWTVGRETVPVTEKEVASWLERKSTDGFSNFLFEKSG is encoded by the coding sequence ATGTCCAAACGACTCAAAGCATTTCTTTACCGGCGCTGGCCGGAGCTGGCCGCCGCCAGCGAGGCCTATTCCAATGCCCGGTCCATCCGCAAGGCCGGCGTCCGGGAGACGCCCTGGGGGTTCCGTTTTATCGGGCCCGTCGAAATGCAGGAGGGCCGCTTCGAGAAGGAAGAGGCCCAGGTCATACGGGATTGCATCTCCCGGGCGGATGTCTTCATCGACGTCGGGGCCAACGTGGGATACTATACCTGCCTCGCCCGCTCCCTGGGCCGGATCGTGATCGCCGTGGAACCGCTGTCCCAGAACCTCCAGTTCCTCTATTCGAACCTGGAGGCAAACGGCTGGCGGGACGTGGAGGTGCATCCCCTGGGCCTGTCGGCTGAACCGGGCCTGGCCGTTCTTCACGGAACCGGAACGGCGGCCTCCCTCGTTGAGGGCTGGGCCGGCCCGTCGACGAAGCACCGGACGATCCCGCTCACCACCCTGGATGCTTTGCTGGCGGGGCGCTTCCGCGCCCGCAAACTCTTCATCAAAGTTGACGTCGAGGGCGTGGAGTTCGACCTCCTCCGGGGGGCCGGGGAAACCCTTCGCCGGGATCTGCCGCCCGTCTGGATCGTCGAGACGGGGATCGGCGGCTGGTGCCCGGAGAGCCACGACAGCCGCTTCCGGGAGATCTTCGAGCTTTTCTGGGAGCTTGGCTACCGCTCCTGGACCGTGGGCCGGGAGACCGTCCCGGTGACGGAGAAGGAGGTGGCTTCCTGGCTGGAGCGGAAGTCCACGGACGGCTTCAGCAATTTCCTCTTCGAGAAGAGCGGATGA
- a CDS encoding UDP binding domain-containing protein: protein MDSNVSVSPGGEAFSLPSPEDYERESRRLRQLEAEQRALDREIVVVMGVGFVGAVMAGVVADSMDRTTGKPGKFVLGMQRPSSRSYWKIPYLNRGVAPVDSEDPDVAPMIARCVNDKRTLVATYSYDALELADVVVVDVQCDYFKETLGNCRQGHAEIAALEDSLRVIGERIRPECLVLIETTVPPGTTEYVAYPIVKKAFEKRGIDAEPLLSHSYERVMPGREYVASIRDFWRVCSGTSEEARCRVKKFLSEVLNVDRFPLTVLDRPIESETCKIVENSFRATLLAFLDEWSLFAERNGVDLMKVIKAIKVRPTHSNMIFPGPGIGGYCLPKDGGLGVWAYHTLMGFDDDIFKITPLAIDINDTRSLHAAELVRDALRNMGKIVAASQVTVLGASYREDVGDTRYSGSEMLIRKITEMGGEVAVHDPYVKHWWEFEKQDTYPLPGHSWARFFRNQEKLKDLRIQPDLGTALKGADAVVFAVRHEAYLRLTPDAVIGMTGRPVAVVDCFGILDDAAIRRYFELGCEVKGLGRGHVKRIKDEVREKPRA, encoded by the coding sequence TTGGATAGCAATGTAAGTGTATCCCCCGGCGGCGAGGCCTTCTCCCTGCCCTCCCCGGAAGATTACGAGCGGGAGAGCCGGCGCCTCCGGCAGTTGGAAGCGGAGCAGCGGGCCCTGGACCGGGAGATCGTGGTGGTCATGGGTGTCGGTTTCGTGGGGGCGGTCATGGCCGGCGTCGTGGCGGATTCCATGGACAGGACAACGGGAAAGCCGGGCAAGTTCGTCCTCGGCATGCAGCGGCCCTCGTCGCGCTCCTATTGGAAAATTCCCTATCTGAACCGGGGGGTTGCGCCGGTGGACTCGGAAGACCCGGACGTGGCGCCCATGATCGCCCGCTGCGTCAACGACAAGAGAACGCTCGTCGCGACATACAGCTATGACGCCCTGGAACTGGCCGATGTCGTGGTGGTCGATGTCCAGTGCGACTACTTCAAGGAGACCCTGGGGAACTGCCGGCAGGGACACGCGGAGATCGCCGCGCTCGAAGACAGCCTGCGGGTCATCGGCGAGCGGATCCGGCCGGAGTGCCTCGTGCTCATCGAGACGACGGTCCCTCCTGGAACGACGGAATACGTGGCCTATCCGATCGTAAAGAAGGCCTTTGAAAAGCGGGGGATCGATGCCGAACCCCTCCTGTCCCACTCGTACGAGCGGGTCATGCCGGGCAGGGAATACGTGGCGTCCATCCGGGACTTCTGGCGGGTCTGCAGCGGAACGAGCGAGGAGGCCCGCTGCCGGGTGAAGAAGTTCCTCTCGGAGGTCCTGAACGTCGATCGATTTCCGCTGACGGTACTGGACCGGCCCATCGAGAGCGAAACCTGCAAGATCGTGGAGAATTCCTTCCGGGCGACACTCCTGGCATTCCTGGATGAGTGGAGCCTTTTCGCCGAGCGGAACGGCGTGGACCTGATGAAGGTCATCAAGGCAATCAAGGTCAGGCCGACCCACTCGAACATGATCTTCCCGGGGCCCGGGATCGGTGGTTATTGCCTGCCCAAGGACGGCGGCCTGGGAGTCTGGGCCTATCACACGCTGATGGGCTTCGACGATGATATCTTCAAGATCACGCCACTGGCCATCGACATCAACGACACGCGTTCCCTTCACGCGGCGGAGCTGGTGCGCGATGCCCTCCGAAACATGGGGAAGATCGTGGCAGCCTCGCAGGTGACCGTCCTGGGGGCCTCCTACCGCGAGGACGTGGGGGACACCCGCTACAGCGGCTCCGAGATGCTGATCCGCAAGATCACGGAGATGGGCGGAGAGGTGGCTGTCCACGATCCGTACGTGAAGCACTGGTGGGAGTTCGAGAAGCAGGATACATACCCTTTACCCGGCCATTCCTGGGCCAGGTTCTTCCGGAACCAGGAGAAACTCAAGGACCTTCGGATCCAGCCCGACCTGGGAACGGCCCTGAAGGGCGCCGATGCGGTTGTCTTCGCCGTCCGCCATGAGGCATACCTGAGACTGACGCCGGACGCGGTGATCGGCATGACGGGCCGGCCCGTGGCGGTGGTGGACTGCTTTGGGATCCTGGACGATGCCGCCATTCGCAGGTACTTCGAGCTGGGCTGCGAGGTGAAGGGCCTGGGACGCGGGCACGTGAAGCGGATCAAGGATGAAGTCCGGGAAAAGCCAAGGGCCTGA
- the wecB gene encoding UDP-N-acetylglucosamine 2-epimerase (non-hydrolyzing) yields MTSAGSLKWMLVAAARPNFMKIAPLMRAIARHERIRPVLVHTGQHYDKNMSEAFFRDLGIPEPDIHLGIGSGSHAQQTGRVMIAFEEILLGEKPDLILVVGDVNSTMACALAAVKLHIPVAHVEAGLRSFDRTMPEEINRLVTDAVSDYLFTPSPDGDENLLREGVAEEKIHLVGDIMVDSLLYHLEQAKRTPILDDLGLRRHDGAPGFQGDNGIMPYALVTLHRPSNVDDRESFTRIMDGLRRVASRVPVLFPMHPRTRKQVTVHGLESVFTFHERDDHGPFFQVHREATTGNPSTIHVFPPLGYLEFLNLMARAAVVLTDSGGIQQETTVINIPCITLRDTTERPITLTEGTNVLVHNDPDRIEEEAIRALEGRSRRGACPAIWDGRTAERIVATLLDRG; encoded by the coding sequence ATGACGTCCGCGGGTTCTCTGAAGTGGATGCTGGTTGCGGCGGCGAGACCGAACTTCATGAAGATCGCGCCGCTCATGAGGGCCATTGCCCGCCATGAGAGGATCCGGCCTGTCCTTGTCCATACGGGACAGCACTACGACAAGAACATGTCCGAGGCCTTCTTCCGCGACCTCGGCATCCCGGAGCCCGACATCCACCTCGGAATCGGCTCCGGTTCCCACGCCCAGCAGACGGGCCGTGTCATGATCGCCTTCGAGGAGATCCTGCTCGGCGAAAAGCCAGACCTGATCCTTGTCGTCGGCGACGTCAACTCCACCATGGCCTGCGCACTCGCCGCCGTGAAGCTCCACATCCCTGTAGCCCACGTCGAAGCGGGCCTTCGCAGCTTCGACCGCACGATGCCCGAAGAGATCAACCGCCTGGTGACCGACGCCGTCTCGGATTACCTCTTCACGCCCTCGCCCGACGGCGACGAGAACCTCCTGCGCGAAGGCGTTGCAGAGGAAAAGATCCACCTGGTGGGCGACATCATGGTGGACAGCCTCCTCTATCACCTGGAGCAGGCGAAGAGGACCCCGATACTCGACGACCTGGGATTGCGAAGGCACGACGGAGCCCCGGGCTTCCAGGGAGACAACGGCATCATGCCTTATGCCCTCGTCACCCTTCACCGCCCGTCCAACGTCGACGATCGCGAGTCCTTCACCCGCATCATGGACGGCCTCCGGCGCGTCGCTTCCCGTGTCCCCGTGCTGTTCCCGATGCACCCGAGGACGCGCAAACAGGTCACCGTCCATGGGCTCGAATCGGTCTTCACCTTTCATGAGAGAGACGATCACGGTCCCTTTTTTCAGGTCCACCGGGAAGCGACGACCGGCAATCCTTCGACGATCCACGTTTTTCCGCCCCTGGGTTACCTGGAATTCCTGAACCTGATGGCCCGCGCCGCTGTGGTTCTCACCGACTCGGGGGGGATCCAACAGGAAACGACGGTCATCAACATCCCGTGCATCACCCTCCGCGATACGACGGAGCGCCCGATTACATTGACCGAAGGCACGAATGTACTGGTTCACAACGATCCGGACCGGATCGAAGAGGAAGCCATCCGCGCCCTGGAAGGCCGTTCCCGCCGCGGCGCCTGCCCCGCGATCTGGGACGGCCGCACGGCCGAGCGCATCGTAGCCACGCTCCTCGACCGCGGTTGA
- a CDS encoding glycosyltransferase family 2 protein has translation MTSKVPLSVAVITMNEGDNLPGCLESVRFAAQIVVVDSGSTDDTVRVATEVGCQVCTRSWEGFGVQKQFAIEQCTQPWILVLDADERIPIETAAAIREIVTRPEKEGDPAGYSFPRRNYFQGRWIRHNGWWPDRIVRLFRRGRGRMSPARVHEGLEVKGLVAPLEDPIDHFTESRLSAVLQKIDRYSTLGALEAYEEGKRATVWAAFGRAGFTFLQGYILRLGMLDGVQGLTLAMTDSINKFFKYAKLSELSRQKDRVKR, from the coding sequence ATGACCTCAAAGGTTCCCCTTTCCGTCGCCGTCATCACCATGAACGAGGGGGACAACCTCCCGGGATGCCTGGAGAGCGTGCGTTTCGCCGCACAGATTGTCGTCGTCGATTCGGGGAGTACCGACGACACGGTCCGCGTCGCCACGGAGGTGGGATGCCAGGTGTGCACGCGCAGCTGGGAAGGGTTCGGCGTCCAGAAGCAGTTTGCCATCGAGCAGTGCACCCAGCCCTGGATCCTGGTCCTGGATGCGGATGAGCGCATTCCGATCGAGACGGCGGCGGCCATCCGGGAGATCGTCACGAGACCGGAAAAAGAAGGGGATCCGGCGGGATACAGTTTTCCGCGGCGGAACTACTTCCAGGGTCGCTGGATCCGGCACAACGGCTGGTGGCCGGACCGGATCGTGCGGCTTTTCCGGAGGGGCAGGGGGCGCATGAGTCCCGCCCGGGTCCATGAGGGGCTGGAGGTGAAAGGGCTCGTGGCGCCCCTGGAGGATCCCATCGACCACTTCACGGAGAGCCGCCTGAGCGCCGTCCTCCAGAAAATCGACCGCTATTCCACCCTGGGCGCCCTGGAGGCCTACGAAGAGGGCAAGCGGGCCACCGTCTGGGCCGCCTTTGGCCGGGCGGGCTTTACCTTCCTGCAGGGGTACATCCTGCGCCTGGGCATGCTCGACGGGGTCCAGGGGCTGACCCTGGCCATGACGGATTCGATCAACAAGTTCTTCAAGTATGCGAAGCTGAGCGAACTCTCCCGCCAGAAGGACCGGGTGAAGCGCTAG